The Thomasclavelia ramosa DSM 1402 genome includes a region encoding these proteins:
- a CDS encoding Na/Pi cotransporter family protein — MTLADIDWPMILAGLGLFLFGIEYMGDGLKGYSGDKMKDIIDKYTSSPFKGIVIGAFVTCLIQSSSGTTALAIGLIRSGLMTLEQSIGIIMGANIGTVITSVFVGLKVSQYAVYFIILGAAFLMFSKNKKTKYMGQIIFGFGCLFYGLELMGDNLANISKVPEFTQVANYLSQNPWLGLLGGTLLTTAVQSSAAVIAIAQQMYGAGAIGLSIALPFLFGSNIGTTITAVLASFGGTVPAKRAAFFHVLFNVVGSLLFMIVLSPFTLLIEWLAGALNILPELQLSVAHGIFNVVTTAFFFPLIPAIVKLIKKILPSSKKEINMDLSELDQNVVQLFPSHALAIAKNKIIEMGHITIEAVEGIRAYFETKNPLAKDGVYEMENAINTLDSKITEYLVLISHETLNDHDSNDYLANMKTIKDFERIGDLCINIVKYYEAIYDEKEDFSPEAREDLEAMMDMVIDMLNHAVKAFDTHDLDDIVYVDDKEADLDYFNKKAKQRHIKRVGRKIENSALVNSTYVDILANLERMGDHCQNISESYLLDESAYLNEEPESAFSK, encoded by the coding sequence ATGACGTTAGCGGACATTGATTGGCCGATGATACTTGCAGGTTTAGGATTGTTTTTATTTGGAATTGAGTACATGGGCGATGGTTTAAAAGGATACTCAGGTGATAAAATGAAAGATATCATCGATAAGTATACTTCTAGTCCATTCAAAGGTATAGTAATAGGTGCATTTGTAACTTGTTTGATTCAGTCAAGTTCAGGAACAACAGCATTAGCAATTGGTTTAATTCGTTCTGGTTTGATGACCCTCGAACAATCAATTGGAATAATTATGGGTGCCAACATCGGAACAGTTATTACGTCCGTATTTGTAGGGTTAAAAGTATCTCAATATGCAGTATACTTTATTATCCTTGGGGCAGCTTTTTTAATGTTTTCAAAAAACAAAAAAACAAAATATATGGGACAAATCATCTTTGGATTTGGATGTTTATTCTATGGTTTAGAGTTAATGGGAGATAATTTAGCAAATATTTCAAAAGTCCCAGAATTTACACAAGTAGCGAATTATCTATCACAAAATCCATGGTTAGGATTATTGGGTGGAACATTATTAACAACAGCAGTTCAATCTTCAGCAGCGGTAATTGCAATTGCTCAACAGATGTACGGTGCTGGAGCAATCGGTTTATCTATCGCTTTACCATTCCTTTTTGGAAGTAACATCGGTACAACGATTACTGCCGTATTAGCTTCATTTGGTGGAACAGTACCAGCTAAACGTGCTGCTTTCTTCCATGTATTATTCAATGTGGTTGGATCACTATTATTTATGATCGTCTTATCGCCATTCACGCTCTTGATAGAATGGCTTGCTGGAGCATTAAATATTTTACCTGAGCTACAATTATCAGTAGCTCATGGAATCTTTAACGTTGTAACTACGGCATTCTTTTTTCCTTTAATACCAGCAATCGTAAAACTTATCAAAAAAATCTTACCGAGCAGTAAAAAAGAAATAAATATGGATTTAAGCGAATTAGATCAAAATGTTGTTCAGTTATTCCCGAGTCATGCTTTAGCTATTGCTAAAAACAAGATAATCGAGATGGGTCATATTACAATTGAAGCAGTTGAAGGAATTAGAGCTTATTTTGAAACTAAAAACCCATTAGCTAAAGATGGTGTTTATGAAATGGAAAATGCTATTAATACACTAGACAGTAAAATTACTGAGTACTTAGTTTTGATTTCGCATGAAACTCTAAATGACCATGATTCTAATGACTATTTAGCAAATATGAAAACTATTAAAGATTTTGAAAGAATTGGTGATTTATGTATTAACATTGTTAAATATTATGAAGCAATCTATGATGAAAAAGAAGATTTTTCACCAGAAGCTCGTGAAGATCTAGAAGCGATGATGGATATGGTCATTGATATGTTAAATCACGCAGTTAAAGCCTTTGATACTCATGATTTGGATGATATTGTTTATGTTGACGACAAAGAAGCAGATTTAGATTACTTCAACAAAAAAGCTAAACAGCGTCATATCAAACGAGTTGGTCGTAAAATTGAAAATTCAGCACTAGTTAATTCAACTTACGTCGATATTCTTGCTAATCTCGAACGAATGGGCGATCATTGTCAAAATATTTCTGAATCGTATTTATTAGATGAATCAGCCTATCTTAACGAAGAACCAGAATCAGCATTTTCAAAGTAA
- a CDS encoding ABC transporter ATP-binding protein translates to MSERSKKFLSYYRPYLKLFLADMFCAMIAAGITLVFPMIIRYITGTVLIADNFEMGIIYKLGIFMVVLVIVEYLCNYFVAYQGHVMGVYMERDLRNELFQHYQKLSFSFYDEQKTGQLMSRLTNDLFSLTELYHHGPEDIVISFIKFFGAFIILATINLKLTLIVFAFIPVMGAFIYYYNRKMKRAFKRNKQRVGDINARIEDNLSGIRVVKSFGNESHEIIKFHDENSRYVSSKKNSYFYMGKFHSGLGAFTSMVTVAAVFFGAIFISNDGLNTADLIAFLLYINNLIDPVKKFINFTEQFQDGITGFERFMEILEIEPDIKDKKDAHNLLDVKGAIEYRHVGFRYNQKSDYVLKDIDLKVAPGEYIALVGSSGAGKTTICSLLPRFYEVSEGDIFIDGQNIKDIKLNSLRQNIGIVQQDVYLFAGTILDNIRYGRFDATDEEVIEAAKKANAHDFIMELPDGYDTDCGQRGVKLSGGQKQRLSIARVFLKNPPILIFDEATSALDNESEHIVQQSLESLAKNRTTLVIAHRLSTIKNAKRICVLSTKGIEEEGTHDELLAKNGQYATFYKMQFNK, encoded by the coding sequence ATGAGTGAGAGATCTAAAAAATTTTTATCGTATTACCGTCCATATTTAAAATTATTTTTAGCAGATATGTTTTGTGCAATGATTGCTGCAGGAATTACATTGGTTTTTCCAATGATTATTCGCTACATTACAGGAACAGTTTTAATAGCTGATAATTTTGAAATGGGCATCATATATAAATTAGGGATTTTTATGGTAGTTTTAGTTATTGTTGAGTATTTATGTAACTATTTTGTGGCATATCAAGGTCATGTGATGGGGGTTTATATGGAGCGTGATCTGCGTAATGAATTATTTCAACATTATCAAAAATTATCATTTAGTTTTTATGATGAACAAAAAACGGGGCAATTAATGTCACGTTTAACAAACGATTTGTTTTCATTAACTGAACTTTATCATCATGGTCCTGAAGACATTGTTATTTCATTTATTAAATTTTTTGGTGCATTTATTATTTTAGCAACAATTAATCTTAAATTAACATTAATTGTTTTTGCTTTTATTCCAGTGATGGGTGCATTTATTTATTATTACAATCGTAAAATGAAAAGAGCATTTAAGCGAAATAAACAAAGAGTAGGGGATATTAATGCACGAATTGAAGATAATTTATCGGGAATTCGTGTGGTAAAAAGTTTTGGGAATGAAAGTCATGAAATTATTAAGTTTCATGATGAAAATAGTCGTTATGTAAGCAGTAAGAAAAATAGTTATTTTTATATGGGAAAATTTCATTCAGGATTAGGTGCTTTTACTAGTATGGTGACTGTAGCAGCGGTTTTCTTTGGGGCTATTTTTATTTCTAATGATGGATTAAATACAGCTGATTTAATTGCATTCTTGCTTTATATTAATAATCTTATTGATCCAGTTAAAAAGTTTATTAATTTTACTGAGCAATTTCAAGATGGGATTACTGGGTTTGAAAGATTCATGGAAATATTGGAAATTGAACCTGATATTAAGGATAAAAAAGATGCTCATAATTTATTAGATGTTAAAGGAGCCATTGAGTATCGGCATGTCGGGTTTAGATACAATCAAAAAAGTGATTATGTGTTAAAAGACATTGATTTAAAAGTTGCTCCTGGTGAGTATATTGCTTTAGTTGGTTCTTCAGGGGCAGGAAAAACAACCATTTGCTCATTACTGCCACGTTTTTATGAAGTTAGTGAGGGTGATATTTTTATTGACGGACAAAATATTAAAGATATTAAATTAAATTCATTACGTCAAAATATCGGGATTGTCCAACAGGATGTTTATTTATTCGCTGGAACAATTTTAGATAATATTCGTTATGGTCGCTTTGACGCAACAGATGAAGAAGTCATTGAGGCTGCTAAAAAAGCAAATGCTCATGATTTTATAATGGAATTACCAGATGGCTATGATACTGATTGTGGTCAGCGTGGAGTGAAACTATCTGGTGGGCAAAAACAGCGATTAAGTATAGCTCGGGTTTTTTTAAAGAATCCTCCAATTTTAATTTTTGATGAGGCGACAAGTGCATTGGATAATGAAAGTGAACATATTGTTCAGCAATCATTAGAATCACTGGCCAAAAATCGAACAACGTTAGTTATTGCCCATCGTTTATCAACGATAAAAAATGCTAAACGCATTTGTGTATTATCTACAAAAGGAATTGAAGAAGAAGGAACACATGATGAATTATTGGCAAAAAATGGCCAATATGCAACCTTTTATAAAATGCAGTTTAATAAATAG
- a CDS encoding N-formylglutamate amidohydrolase has product MIQILKDKQSMYTINTSLHELPVVISLPHSGTYITSEMAENLMDDVIFPNTDWYLPKLYGFLKELGFTIIINNMNRHLIDVNRDINDKKGSSYKTNLIYTKTTQGALMYNHELSVQEIERRIADYYLPYHEAIRQALLEKQKYFKKVYLIDLHSFGLNYGADIILGNDNGRACTSKTTNFFKKMMKKQNFKVTENNPFAGGYITKYYGASVENCEAIQIELWYQTYIDKRSFGNEELPVINNELFGETSRRMENVFIELKKWLKDE; this is encoded by the coding sequence ATGATACAGATATTAAAAGATAAACAGTCGATGTATACAATTAATACATCGTTGCATGAGCTGCCTGTAGTAATCAGCTTACCGCATAGTGGAACATATATAACTTCTGAAATGGCTGAAAATTTAATGGACGATGTTATTTTTCCTAATACTGATTGGTATTTACCAAAACTGTATGGCTTTTTAAAAGAATTAGGGTTCACAATTATTATTAATAATATGAACCGGCATTTGATTGATGTGAATCGTGATATTAACGATAAAAAAGGTAGTTCTTATAAGACAAATCTAATTTATACAAAAACCACTCAAGGAGCTTTAATGTATAATCACGAATTATCAGTACAAGAAATTGAAAGACGGATTGCTGATTATTATTTACCTTATCATGAGGCGATTAGACAAGCATTGCTAGAGAAGCAAAAATATTTTAAAAAAGTTTATTTAATTGATTTGCATAGCTTTGGATTGAATTATGGCGCGGATATTATTCTTGGTAATGATAATGGTCGTGCTTGTACTTCTAAAACTACAAATTTCTTTAAAAAAATGATGAAGAAGCAAAATTTTAAAGTGACTGAAAATAATCCTTTTGCAGGAGGCTATATTACTAAATATTATGGAGCCAGTGTTGAAAATTGTGAGGCAATTCAAATTGAATTGTGGTATCAAACATATATAGATAAACGTTCTTTTGGCAATGAGGAGCTGCCGGTAATCAATAACGAGTTATTTGGTGAGACAAGCCGGAGGATGGAAAACGTGTTTATTGAATTAAAAAAATGGCTAAAGGATGAATAA